AATGCTCATACTTTCTGCAGACATTGTACAATTCCTGCTTATCTCCTCTCTGTAAAGGCCCAAACCAGAGTCCTAGATATCATCTCCAGTGATTACATATATCGGACTTATCTTGTGGTAAAGTAGAATTACAATTAAATCGATCGTGTCCTTTGGAATGCAGATGGATAGTAAGTATCAGCACCCAAGCATACAGCTTTACATCATGGGACTAAAGCCTAGTAGTGCTGGGACGATACAGCACATGATTGTAAGAAGTGATGAAGTTGAAACAGCAGGAATACCACAGGAGGATGGAAGGAATGGCGTTGCCATGAATAAGGTGGATGAGTGTGAAAGTGAAAAAGTTGAAGAGGAGAGTGAGGTGGTAGTAAAGCTCCCAGAAGAAAAACTTACGGACTGGGAAACACGACGCCTTGGCTCAATGGCTGCTCGGCTGCTTAGAGATGTTAAGATAACTTAAAACTAGTTAAGTATTTATACTGCATCCTTATATGTACtcttacatgaatttttatttgtttatttactAGTAAAGTAGctgcttttttcttttcttaaaagACAGATTATTGAGGTTCAAACATGACGAATCTAGATCATGTAATACATAAATATGTGAGATTTTACCAGAATCAGTAAGATTTGGAAATTCAAGTAACGAAAAACATGATGAATCTAGATCATGTAATACTAGAAACCAAGTCTGAGTATGGTTAACATAAATAATGTTACTAGTGATTCAAAAGTGATACATGTTAGGTATAATATTGCCCCTTGCTAGTTTTGCAACTGAATTTGCTCTCAAGCTGGGGTAAAGGGAATACCTACCTGTATCAACTCTAAAAAAGAATGTGAATGATGAAAAGAAAAATCATCTGTGTTAGAGCTTGATGtggattttataatttttattacatATCCTTGGTTATTGCTCCAGCTTCAAGATTTTAAATTGCAATTCACTTCACTGTCATTATTTCTGAATTGCGATTCATTTTTAAATTGCTCCAGCTACCAATAATCGCAAAACATGATATTTGCATATAagtttctttaagaaaatgaacAGAAAGATTCAACATTTACATCAGGGAAAAATATATTACATTGCAGCTGTTTGAGAATGAGTTTTTGTAGGCTGCAAAAGTGCTACACTGCCATTCAAGTAATGGTTGCTTGCACTTTCCTGACTGCAATTCAAGTGTGCTTGTGAACTATTATCAAATCTGTTATTCACAATAGAAAATTGATCCATAAAAATCCCCAAATAAGAAATAAGTGGATCTGCCCTACTTTTGTCTATAACCAGCTTCAACTGATGACATTTTACAGTAGGAAATCGCAATATTCTCCTATATCCAACTGTGGTTCCATTCATCAGTTTCTTCCAATTCCCATCCTTAAGAATTTCGAGATGGAATTCAATAATCCGTTGTCCCATTTGAATCGGCTCTTCAACTTGCAAAATGTTGAAAGACAGTGGTTCCTGAAGATCAACATGTAACTCCCATTTTGATTCATTCTCCTCGGGAGCCCAATATGTGTAAAATCCTTCTGTAAGCACATTGTAACAGTCGTACTGCGAGTAGCTGTTGGCGCCTCCTCGTGTACTGCTGGCCCTAAGAAGGGCGTTCTTGGCTAGATTATAAGAAAATATAGATGCACGAAGTTTAGCAAATTCTTGAAGCACTTGAATGTCTTCAACCGATATAAGACCTGATGAGTTTGGTGGTACATTCAGCAACAAGAGACAGTTTCTGCCAACGGATTTGTAGTATATATCAAGAAGCTCGATTGCAGACTTTGGAGTTTCTGAAGCGTGCCAGAACCAACCAGGTCTTATGGAGACATCACACTCTGCAGGCACCCAATCGTGACCTGATGAGTCTCCCCGCTGTTGGTATCTGTTCAATAAGATATCAAAtgaataatgtctgaaatttaATTTGGTACTATGTGCACAAGTAACAATTTCTAACACGATTTACAGAGACCATCCGACTGACACGACACAATTAACAcatattatcatttttcttacATTTATATCATATGGAACATATAGATAACATGACATGATTTTGACACGAAAATCCGAAATTGCAACCTCTACTTCAACTGGTGCCTTTCCAGATGCATTTGCTTCACCTGGGAGAGCATATAAATAGACAAAAAACAACACAGCACACACTGTCCATTTTATTGaattcaattgaaatggttCTTGCTATGCTTATAGGAGGGTTTTGCAGTTGATATGATAATGAAGCCGCAGTTAGTACCAAAGGAGCAAAGGATTTGACATGAACTATCttaaaccaaataaaaaaagtaaTCCATTGTCAACAAGGAGAGAAAGTAAACGCACATTGGATCAGTGTCACCAATCTTGGAAGCACTTCGGTTGAAAAGGGACCAGCATGTTGAGCCAGCAAAACCAGCCTCATCTCCGATCCACCTTATGTCAGGACCAGCATCAGAAAATATTACGGCCCCAGGCTGTAATTGATGGATGAGACTCATCCAGCTCTCAAAATAATACTCCATATCCTTCTCTCCCTGCCCTTTGGCACCATCCAAAAATACCTCCTTGATCTCTCCGTACCTGCCACGATTCACACAAGTCATTCCAATTCTTTGAGATGATCTGCCTCAGATTAAGCAGAAATTTAAGGTTTAACAAACCAAAAGAGCATTATATAATTCATCCTCTAAGTACATAGAACATATACTCTCTGATAATAGAAGACAAAAACTTATCGAATTTGACACAAAAAAGTAATGAATTCACCTAAAACTAGAACATATACTCAGTATTGAACATGAATTCACCTAATACTAAATCAATTGCATTCAAGAACTGTTATAAACGAACAAACCATCAAGAACCTCTCAAACATTCACCAATAGCATAGATCAAGTGTAAAAAACAACCTCAATTGATGAAGACAAATTATCTAAATGCTCAATGATAATTAGCAGTATTAAAGACACATACATAAAGGTCCAATTGAATCACGAAAATGAAGCTAAAAGGAAAATTCACCTGGTCAATAACTCAGTCATTTGGGCCATATAAAACTCATTATACTCCAAAGTCTTACCATAACAGGACTCATGCCTATCCCAAGGAGAAAGATAAAGCCCCAAATTCAAACCAGCTTCCTTAGCAGCCAAAGCTAGGTCTTTAACAACATCACCAGTCCCATTCATCCAAGAACTTGACTTTACAGAGTAATCAGTATATTCACTAGGCCACAAACAGAACCCATCGTGATGCTTTGCCGTTAGAATTAGACGATTGAAGCCAGAGTCCTTTGCCACTTGTACCCATTGACTTGCGTTGAATCTGGTGggattgaaaattgaagggtcAGCCCGGCCGGTGCCCCATTCGGAATCCGTGAAGGTATTGGTTCCAAAGTGAAGAAAAAGAGCCATAGATGTGAGTTGCCATTGAAGCTGAGCAGCTGAAGGAAGTGGTAGAATTGGAAGAGGGGGTGGCTTCTGGAGAGCAACACAGAAATTGGGGATTAATGAAAAGATGAGAAAGATGGAAAACGGATACAGAGAGATGTGATAAGAGATGGATCTTTGAGAGTTTGGGTTAAAGGTGCTGACTTTGATCTTCTCCTCCATGGTTGAGGAAAAGGATGACACTGGGTGGACTCAGGAACATTTTACTCTCTTCTCTTTCCAACATttattctaataaaaaaaaaagataaattaaaaaaaaaaaaactggttTCACAGAAAAAGGAatgtgttttttcttttctttggttTATTCTGTTATACTATTtatggatttggtgaagatgtatTTGACGTGGTTGAAGGGTAAAtatgagtttttaaaaaaattggagtaaattttaaaaaaactatgtggtttcatttttttacagaaaaatgactgtagtttttttcttttcaaatacaggactgtggtttattttgttacactatttacggatttcgTGAAAATGTTGTTTATTTACTGAGGTGGATGAAGGACAAGTatgagttttttaaaaaaattgggtaaattttaaaaaaaacaatgtggtttcacttttttttttttttgtagaaaaaggattgtgtttttttttcttttcaaatacatgactgtggtttattccgttacatTATTTACgaatttggtgaagatgtcgtttatttgctgacgtggttgaagggcaaatatgagtttttttaaaaattgacCAATAGATTTTGTGATTTGCTTCATACCACCCCTTAATTCCCACATACTGCCCCTAAATTACAATTCTACCCTTTCCCttatatttgaaatattaaGTTCAAATTCACATTCTAACTCCCAAACACATTATTTGAAACCCGAaaaaaaacccgaactaatTATGGCTGGACGTGGAGGTAGAGGAAAAGCAGTAGGACTCATTTCGGTATGTGTTTGAATTTAAGTGTTTTTTGAGttaatttcttaaattttttttaaagttttctGTCCCGAAATTCGGGACAGAAAACGCCATGAATTTACtcatggcgggtcctggacccgccatgaGTAAAAccatggcgggtccaggacccgccatgaACAAAATACGGGCGAGTCCTGGACCCGCCCGTCAATAGATAtcggcgggtcctggacccgcccaTCAAGAGATAGCGGCGGGTCCTGGACCTGCCGCTGGAAATCTCAAGTCGTTTTCTGTCCCGATTTTCGGGATAGAAAActaacaactaaaaaaataaaaaaaataattaactaTATTTAGCGTATTTGTTTTGAAATATTTAGCgcatttttttagaaatattaaCGTGTTGTTTTTAGAACATATTTAGCgtatttttttacaaatattaaCGTGTTGTATTTAGCGCATTTAGCTTGCTGTTTTTCGAAATTTAGCGTTGAATGTTTATTTTCCAGCGTGACATTGAAGAGGGTTCCGGACCTCGCCATCCTTCTAGACGTGGTGTTACAGCCTCTGTTCGGAGGGAACGAGGAGCCGAGAAGCTCATGGCGGATGCTCAAAGGGCGCACGTGACAATGCAGCGGCCCATGAGTAACGATGAGGATTATGCTACCATGGATGATGGTGAGGACCTTCCCGAGAGCGACCCTAGCCCAGTTCGTCGGGCGTCAAAGGGGAAGGGTGGTCGTGCCGAGTCATCtggtaaataatttacatttttctcataattttttatttattaatttactttACTATAGAAAAATGGTATAAATGTTATACGTTTAATACTATTGTAGGAAGTAGTAAGCGCTCGAGGAATGTTGTAGAGGATGACTGGGTTGTGACGGATCCGGTCCCCGGTGGATCAATTGATGGTACTGTGATTCCCAGCTTCTTGGGACATGTCGCTTCTACCATATGGATCGGACAGCTGAGGTCGGAGCTCAGGGGCCACACTAGAGGGACATTCTGCAGGAAATTGAATGACTGGTATAAGAGTGCTCGTCCAGAGGTCAGGGCGCTTATACGGGGATCGCAACTATCACACCTCCCATCTACCATGTACACACACATTGATATGCCTCTTATATGTGCTtttgtggagcggtggcagccagatacgtcatcatttcacatgccatttggggagatgacgattaTGCTGCATGACGTCTGGGAGATTCTACGTATCCCAGTGGAGGGGCGGCTGGTGTCTGATAGCATTGGTGGGGAACAGCTTCAGTCGGTAGTGATGGAGGTGTTTGGGGTGACTAGAAATGAGCTGCTGGCTACCCATTGGAAAGGTGGCGGGGTATTCTGCAATTCAGTTGTCTTTTTATGCTCTGTAGGTCGGATGTCTGAGTTTGAGGCTATCGGGTGGATGTTTTTGATGTTCGGTTCCACCTTGTTTATAGACAAGAGTGGCGACCGAATCCGACCCGCGTGCGTACTAGAGGTGCAGGATGGGGTAGAGGATGTAGCTGGCTACTCCTGGGGCACAGCTACACTAGCTTACCTATACCGGCAGCTAGATGTTGCTAGTAGAGGAGATTGTGGACAGATAGCGGGTTGTCTGACTCTTTTGCAAGCgtggatatatgagtatttCCCGTGTTTCAGACCTCAGCGAGAGGGACTCGCACCCCATCCGGACGCTCCCCGAGCTCGTATCTAGATCACGACACAGCAGCCCAGGACAGAGTCTCGTTTGAGAGATTTGCGTCGCCGTCTTGATAGATTGACAGAGGCGGAGGTACGATTTCTACTTGTACAGTAATAAACTTTTTAGAAAgatattaatttacttttataataattaacttGTTACATTtgtaggtgatgtggatgccATACGGTCCTGACATAGTGACCCGCACTCCTAGGACTATCTATAGAGGATGGATACGATACCGGGATGTCATGGAGCCATATATGCCTGATAGATGTCTCCGTCAGTTGGGGTATATCCAGATTGTACCCATGCCTGCTTTCAGGGGCACGAAGGTTGTACGTCCTTGGAATAGCAGTCGGTATCGGTTAGAGCATCCAGTTGTGGTTGCTGACGATTGTTGGTCATTTTTCCCAGCAGCATCGACGCtcatgttgatgatatacactCTTGCTCAGATTCCATCAGCATGTGATGAGACATACATGGAGTGGTACACTAGATATTCGCATCCACACATCATGCCTGACATGGATGCACACCCACAGACGGTTCTCACTCGTTCGAACAGTGAGATTGTAagtaattttgattttatcaagttAATACGAGTTTCTAACagtaatattaattaagaacattttttttgtgttttttgtttttgcagtgggttaatCGGTGGACTACTGTGGGCACTGGCATGTTAGCAGCTCTTCGACGCGTAGATGAAGATACAGCAGAGATGTGGGCGGAGGAAGTGGATAAGCTTATGCATGATTGGCATTTGGCCAAATGATTATTGATGTTTAAACAGTATTACTAGTAtgtttattttagttgtttCATTTGTACTAAACAGTAATATCAGTATGTACTAGACAATATTTTTAGTATGTTTATTTTAGTCTAACTAGAAATAGTATGTTTATTTTAGTCTTACTAGAAATAGTAATGCCAATTAAACACTAATCTGCAGTTCAGTAAGTTAAATAAATAGTAATTCCAATTAAACAGTAATCTGCAGTTCAGTAAGTTAAATAAATAGTAATTCCAATTAAACAGTAATCTGCAGTTCAGTAAGTTGAATAAATAGTAATTCCAATTAAACAGTAATTTCAATGTTTGACACTAAACAGTAAGTTCACTAAAAAGTAATGACACTAAATGCCATATCCTGCAGCTCTTGATAATCTATCCCACTGTGCTCGCCGATCTGCATACAAAAGGTCACATCCTTCGACGCTATTGTCACGATATGTTCCAGTTAAGTAATATCGGCGGCACTGGAAAATCGCCGGATAAGTCCAGCCGAATATAATGTTCACACCGACGACCTAAATGAGCAATAACAATTTCTCGTTGTGGTCGTGTAGCAGTTGCGGGTGCATACAGTGGTAGCACAGTACCACATGAAAATAAGCTCCCTCCATTCCCATATCCGAAAAAGAATACAGCAGCATTGTATAATGACGCAATCGGATACAGGTCATCAAAAGTTATCATCCAATGGTCGTCTGTACAATTCCCACCATCCCAAGCAATCCGCTTAACTACCGCTGCAATCCCATCATAGTAAATTGGCTCGTATAAAGAACGTTTAGCAATTATTTCATTCACTATAGCCGTTCTAACAAAATACCAACTCTCTTCATCACCGAATACTCGGTCTGCCACAACACGGAACCCACAGTTACCATCACCCTTGACATCGAGATAGGATTCAATATAAGGCTTTATGATTTCAACGATTTTGTCATAATTGTGGTAATTAGTAATATCACATTCAGTGGCAGCAGTACCTATAATAATATAGCTCTGGACTTAATAAACATTTAATAGTAAAAGGAACACAATTGATTCTATACACAATTATTACGTAAATTAAAAATACCTGCTGATCGGTTAGAAGAGCGCCCACGACTTCGACCCGAACTGGAATTCCGAGCCCGTCCACGATGACTGTCACGATACTCCCACGCACTGGGCATACGTTTGGTTGATGATCCTTTCGGTCGTCCTCGAACATCGGCTTTGACTTCCGGTTCACAATACCTAGCTTCGTCTGGATGAAGTTGCCGATGAATAAATTGAGAAACATTGCGTATAAAGGTTGGATCACTTTTATCGACCTCGTCAACAAGAGAGTGAAAGTATTCCCGCTCTTCGGTCCCATGAACATACTCCAAATTGCCACTGGTATCAGGTTGACCAATGACAAATGTTTTCCAAAATGAATGTATCTTTGAAATACTTACCGATTTACCTGAACGACACGCTCGGCTAATCTCGCATGCACACGGAATCTGGTAAGAGGTCCTCAACCTATGATCGCAACGTTCATCCACTTCATAACTCAACTTTTTCATTCGCAAATATTCAGTACCAAGCAACACCAAACAGTGGTGGGACACTTTGCACGACAACAATTCGAACGGAGGTCCGGAATGCGATACAAGCTTTTTCTGTCTTGAAGCTTCAAGAGTGCCCCTGATACGAAGAAACATATAGTATGAATCAAAATACATATTACTAAAttcaaatataataataacagtAAGGAAATAGAATAAATTTATACTTGATTTTGACGACTTGCAAATCAATTTCATGGTGAACCTTGGCCCAAACTGTATCGAGGGATCCAGTAGAGGAATTCAGCCATCTCTTTAAAGAAGAATGTTCACTCTCCACTCTACAGGTTGTTAtgttgccaaaatgtaagaAATCTTTAGTCCacgcaacaacaaacttctcttTGTGGACTAACCATGTATTCTCAACATAAGCTACCACATTACCTATCCTTCCCATTGTATCCTTCATCTTGGCCACTTCCAACTCATATTCATCTACTGTTTgagaatttattattttcttccatctgccattcttgaattttgaaGCAAATTTCATGTCTTCACCCATGAGTTTGTAGACTCTGTTTTCTACATCCTTGTTAATATGCCAAGTACACAACACGTGTGCAGAATCTGGAAAAACCTCTCTAACAGGCCTCATCAATCCCAACTCTCTATCAGTCAAAATAACTGTCGGGTTCATGTCAaatccaatcaaattcctcaaaCACTCCATAACCCAACGATAGCTAGATTCGGTCTCATCCTGCATAATCGCATATGCGATTTTGAAATTGTTGTTGCATGgagtcatcccaacaatttcaaagaatggcattCTATACTTGTTGGTCTTGTATGTTGAATCCATGCCAATATACCAGTGGTACGTCCGTAGTAATTCAACAGAagttggatgtgccataaatacatGTGTTAACACATTAGTTTCTGAATCAGCAAGCGAAGCATGATAATACTTGTTCGTGACGGCAAGGTGGAAAAACTGACTAATCATATCTCTACCCTCAAACCCATCCTTCCTCAACCGGTCTCTATAATTGTATACATGCTTTATTGTTGGGTTATCTTCTGGATGTTTCGTACGAAGTGCCGTCATAATAGCACACGGCTTTGCTTGATACGAACTCATGTCACACACAATTAGCTTCGCTGCTGGACTAAGCCCGCTAATCTGTCGGTGTCCCTCCGCATAAACTATCATTTCATGATTATGCGTACTCTGCTCCCCATCATTAGCAACGATTTGCCAACCCGaaaaatattgcaactgcctgACTTTTAGCCGAAATGGACATCCACAcgctttagtttttgttttcctACTTAAACCATCTTCTAAGGGAATAGGCAATCCTCTATACCGTTCGCCACATGAACATCTCAGAAGACTTTGTTTACCTCCGTGTTTATGCGAAGAAATAACGATCTCGAAACCATTTTTGATTGCAATGTTTTTCGTCCATTGAATTGCTTCCATACTTGTTTGAAATACCGTGCTCGTTATGAAATAAGGACTATAATCGATTCCGTCTCCAACCCAAACTCTAGCTGCCTCCTGAAAATATATGCAAAAAAGGACTACATTTAGATTAGTCGCAAAACGGGTCCTTGGACCTCCTGCACATAGgcaggcgggtccaggacccacCAACATGTAAAGGGAGGCGGGTCCAGAACCCGCCTCCATTTAGACAGGGGCGGGTTCAGGACCCACCCCACTTCACACGGGGGCGGGTCACGGACCCGCCCCGCTTCAGACGAGGGCGGGTCCAAGACCCGTCTTCACATGTTACATGAAGCGGGGCGGGTCCGTGACCCGCCCCTgacaaaatttataaaaaacagaaattaaatacattaaatttaaaaatatattagattATTACCCCGTCTTCGGAGTTTTCGTGTTCCGACGTTCTCGGATCCATAATTTTTTGGTTTTGTGCTTTGTtcgggagagagagagagaggagggtgatttcaatttttttttaaaaataatggaaGGGACATAATGGGTATGTAGGGGGCGGTATACGGTAACACCTTATAACTATTTTGGGTCTACAATATTGACCAATTGATTTTTTATAACTACTTTGTGGCTACAATATTGACTATAAAATCTCACATGTTTGTTCAAGGTCTTTTatagtcaatttttttaaaaggcTTATTAATATCTTCCTAGTCCCCTCAAGTTGTCTCAATACTGCAACTGACCCTCTGAACTACCCCTTCAatttgcttatttggaacaaataacccatcaaattgctcaattggaacaaataactcctcaagttccttatttagaacaaataactcttaaacccaaaaaaatattcaacataatattacatcagaaataaaagatttcaaaataTCGGTTActacatctaactaatctaTTGATACATTAACTAAATGGTTAAAAAACTCCCGAAATAACCTATTTAAGgcgttatttattttaaataaacaagttgagaGGGTTGGTTGTCACAAGTCTAAGTTTAGGGGGTCAATTGCAGTATTGGGACAACTTGAGGATGCTTGGaaggtattaagcctttttaaaaactcatatttgcccttcagtcacgtcagcaaataaacatcatcttcaccaaatccgtaaatagtataacggaataaaccacagtcctgtatttgaaaagaaaaaaaaccacagtcatttttctgcaaaaaaaaaaatgaaaccataggggttttttttctaaatttaccccaattttttaaaaaaactcatatttgcccTTCAACCACATCAACAAATAAACCGCATCTTCACCAAATTCGTAAATAGTGTAACAGAATAAACCACAGttctgtatttgaaaagaaaaaaatcacagtcatttttctataaaaaaaagtgaaaccacaaggttttttttaaaatttacccaaaaaaaaacatatggcTATATTGTTTTACATAATGACATGTTTTGCACTTAGGTGTTTAATCCTCTTTTTGGGTTAATTTGGTAAATATTTACCGTATTGAGTtaggttggaaaatattttcccgaAATGGACTATTTTCCAACTGCATTTAATATTTTGTACCATTACGACACACTTGACGCTGTAACGGTGCAGAATACTGCGAATTGCAGTGTTCTACCATTACGACACCTAGTGCACCATAATGACTTAAGGGAATCTATCCCTTCTACTTCCTTTTCAAAAGCCAGACTTTTTGAAACGGAAGCAGGTCTTTATAAGTCATTTGATCCATGAAGACCATTAGCTTCATTATCCCTTTAAAGGAAGAAGGAATGCCCTTGTCAAAGAAATTAAGGTATTTTTttataagtattttttttttgtttatatagTGTAATTTAATTAACAATATAGTGGTTAATTTAGACAATATAGTAATCTATCTAATTTGACTGGGTTATATAGATTTGACTGGATTTACCCCAATTCGTAAATAGTGTAACAGAATAAACCACAGttctgtatttgaaaagaaaaaaatcacagtcatttttctataaaaaaagtgaaaccacaaggttttttttaaaatttacccaaaaaaaaacatatggcTATATTGTTTTACATAATGACATGTTTTGCACTTAGGTGTTTAATCCTCTTTTTGGGTTAATTTGGTAAATATTTACCGTATTGAGTtaggttggaaaatattttcccgaAATGGACTATTTTCCAACTGCATTTAATATTTTGTACCATTACGACACACTTGACGCTGTAACGGTGCAGAATACTGCGAATTGCAGTGTTCTACCATTACGACACCTAGTGCACCATAATGACTTAAGGGAATCTATCCCTTCTACTTCCTTTTCAAAAGCCAGACTTTTTGAAACGGAAGCAGGTCTTTATAAGTCATTTGATCCATGAAGACCATTAGCTTCATTATCCCTTTAAAGGAAGAAGGAATGCCCTTGTCAAAGAAATTAAGGTATTTTTttataagtatttttttttgtttatatagTGTAATTTAATTAACAATATAGTGGTTAATTTAGACAATATAGTAATCTATCTAATTTGACTGGATTGATTGATCATTTTTACATGatatacactttagtgggaatTCACCCTAAGTTCGTACAGTTTTGTGTGCAAAAatgaaagttgtacaccatatatgtaatttaccctaaattttgATAGAGAcgctttccttgtaatttataaatctAAATATAACATATTGCTAAAAAAAATGGTGAGATATGAAAAAAATGggtaaaataattgaaactCGCAAATAGacgaataataaaaaaaaatggaaaactttattaattaatttattgttaCAGTTTTACAAAGAAATTCTATTTACCTCTATTTTCATCTTATTTTGTAGGAAATTTTGGCGAAGTCGAAGGCCCACTTGTTAATGTCTCCAACACCCAAAGGCACACGCTTTAAACTGAAGGCAATTGTTATACCCCCCGAGAAGCAAGATCGAGGCTCATGTTATGCTGCAGTATGTGCTAATTTATTATCATCAAGAGTTGTGCTAATTATTGAATTCGTAGCATTTGGGCTTTAAAAGCGGgttattatgattattatttctTAACAGGTCCAATTAATGGTCTAAAATATTTTGGACAACAAGACAATGTTTTTGGAGCAAAAGAAGGAAAACTTGGGCAACAAGAAGCATAAGAAGGGGCAAGGAAGTAATTCACAACACATGGAGGGGCAATGAAGTAATTTACGGTTGTAATAGGATTGGTGGTGTCATTTAGGAATGCCATCTATTACCTTTGTACCTTTTCCAATTTTTATCTCTTTTGCTTTTGGGTATTTTGGTATTTTTCCACCTTTACTTTAGAGTTAAGTTTCCTTTTTAGAAGCCTATATAAAGAGAATGTTTTTATCCTT
The window above is part of the Euphorbia lathyris chromosome 3, ddEupLath1.1, whole genome shotgun sequence genome. Proteins encoded here:
- the LOC136224032 gene encoding alpha-L-fucosidase 1, whose amino-acid sequence is MEEKIKVSTFNPNSQRSISYHISLYPFSIFLIFSLIPNFCVALQKPPPLPILPLPSAAQLQWQLTSMALFLHFGTNTFTDSEWGTGRADPSIFNPTRFNASQWVQVAKDSGFNRLILTAKHHDGFCLWPSEYTDYSVKSSSWMNGTGDVVKDLALAAKEAGLNLGLYLSPWDRHESCYGKTLEYNEFYMAQMTELLTRYGEIKEVFLDGAKGQGEKDMEYYFESWMSLIHQLQPGAVIFSDAGPDIRWIGDEAGFAGSTCWSLFNRSASKIGDTDPIYQQRGDSSGHDWVPAECDVSIRPGWFWHASETPKSAIELLDIYYKSVGRNCLLLLNVPPNSSGLISVEDIQVLQEFAKLRASIFSYNLAKNALLRASSTRGGANSYSQYDCYNVLTEGFYTYWAPEENESKWELHVDLQEPLSFNILQVEEPIQMGQRIIEFHLEILKDGNWKKLMNGTTVGYRRILRFPTVKCHQLKLVIDKSRADPLISYLGIFMDQFSIVNNRFDNSSQAHLNCSQESASNHYLNGSVALLQPTKTHSQTAAM